The following coding sequences lie in one Microbacterium lacus genomic window:
- a CDS encoding LacI family DNA-binding transcriptional regulator — protein sequence MNATMHDVARVAGVSIKTVSNVINDYPHVRSATRDRVLTAIKELGYQPNLSARGLRSGKTGVIGLAIPSVREAYFAELADSIIRAAEKRGLGVVVDQTNQVRQHELDVVAGRRLRLTDGIVFSPVTIDESDAALLNVPFPLVILGESIFGGPTDHVTMHNVSSAKAAVEHLLSLGRRRIAVIGADDDEEANAFGSATLRVRGYHQALQAAGIPADPALVRPAGLWHHDTGAAATRSLIASGIPFDGLFALNDSLAIGALRALGEAGVRVPGDVAVIGFDNIDGTKYSIPSLSSVDPGREEIAEIAVEMLVERIGEKGERMPPRRIKPDFRIVGRESTGFPYVADVTDTDGIDESAAVPATA from the coding sequence ATGAATGCGACGATGCACGATGTCGCCCGCGTCGCGGGCGTGTCGATCAAGACGGTCTCGAACGTCATCAATGACTATCCCCACGTCCGCTCTGCGACGCGCGACCGCGTCCTGACAGCGATCAAGGAGCTCGGCTATCAGCCGAACCTCTCCGCGCGCGGACTGCGCTCGGGCAAGACCGGCGTGATCGGACTGGCGATCCCTTCCGTCCGGGAGGCGTACTTCGCCGAGCTCGCCGACTCGATCATCCGCGCCGCGGAGAAGAGGGGCCTCGGCGTCGTGGTCGATCAGACCAATCAGGTTCGGCAGCACGAGCTGGATGTCGTCGCTGGCCGTCGACTGCGCCTCACGGACGGCATCGTGTTCAGCCCGGTCACGATCGATGAATCGGACGCCGCGCTGCTGAACGTCCCGTTCCCGCTCGTGATCCTCGGCGAGAGCATATTCGGCGGCCCGACCGATCACGTGACGATGCACAACGTGTCGTCGGCGAAAGCGGCCGTCGAGCATCTCCTGAGCCTCGGCCGACGGCGGATCGCCGTGATCGGCGCGGACGACGACGAAGAGGCGAACGCCTTCGGGTCCGCCACCCTGCGGGTCCGCGGCTACCACCAGGCCCTTCAGGCCGCGGGGATTCCGGCCGATCCGGCGCTCGTGCGCCCGGCGGGGCTGTGGCATCACGACACCGGCGCCGCGGCGACGCGCAGCCTGATCGCGTCCGGCATTCCCTTCGACGGCTTGTTCGCACTGAACGACTCACTCGCGATCGGTGCCCTCCGGGCCCTCGGCGAGGCGGGCGTCCGCGTCCCGGGTGACGTCGCCGTCATCGGATTCGACAACATCGACGGCACGAAGTACTCCATTCCCTCGCTGTCGAGCGTCGACCCCGGGCGCGAAGAGATCGCGGAGATCGCGGTCGAGATGCTCGTCGAGCGGATCGGGGAGAAGGGCGAGCGGATGCCGCCGCGCCGGATCAAGCCCGACTTCCGCATAGTAGGGCGCGAGTCCACCGGCTTCCCGTACGTCGCGGACGTCACCGACACGGACGGCATCGACGAGAGCGCCGCGGTGCCCGCGACAGCATGA
- a CDS encoding sugar phosphate isomerase/epimerase family protein, with product MALTAETWPIAASLLPFTAERLADGEPDAQALRRWQRVFDAVVDAGFDAVDLTDTWTAFGDLTPVQTDAMRESLAQSGLTPASLSVIRRSVTDELDGEENLAYSHRCIDLAADWGVGVVSVGLHRPLTAEQRQQLWFWTVAGHRDPYDDPATWELAVRRFRELGRHAADVGVLLSLEMYEHTYLGTADSAVRLVEDIGMDVVGLNPDFGNLIRLHEPIEDWREIARQTLPYANYWHVKNYTRDEDAVTGAVTSSPTYLESGLIDYRSALQCAIEAGFQGVICTEHYGGDGLSMSAANRDYLRDRILPRRAYDPPPSRVRQQFPQSAGAAR from the coding sequence ATGGCGCTCACCGCTGAGACCTGGCCGATCGCGGCTTCGCTTCTTCCGTTCACCGCGGAACGCCTCGCGGATGGCGAACCCGATGCGCAGGCGCTCCGGCGCTGGCAGCGCGTATTCGACGCCGTCGTCGATGCGGGCTTCGACGCGGTCGACCTCACCGACACCTGGACCGCATTCGGCGATCTGACACCGGTCCAGACGGACGCGATGCGGGAGTCCCTCGCGCAGAGCGGCCTCACGCCGGCATCCCTCTCCGTCATCCGCCGCAGCGTCACGGACGAATTGGACGGCGAGGAGAACCTCGCCTACAGCCACCGCTGCATCGATCTCGCCGCGGACTGGGGGGTCGGAGTGGTGTCGGTGGGCCTGCACCGGCCGCTTACCGCGGAGCAGCGGCAGCAGCTGTGGTTCTGGACTGTCGCGGGGCATCGGGACCCGTACGACGACCCGGCGACGTGGGAGCTCGCGGTCCGGCGGTTCCGAGAACTCGGGCGTCACGCGGCGGACGTCGGGGTGCTGCTCTCGCTGGAGATGTACGAGCACACGTACCTCGGCACTGCCGACTCCGCGGTCCGGCTCGTCGAGGACATCGGAATGGACGTGGTCGGTCTCAACCCGGACTTCGGCAACCTCATCCGCCTGCACGAGCCGATCGAGGACTGGCGAGAGATCGCCCGGCAGACGCTGCCGTACGCCAACTACTGGCACGTCAAGAACTACACGCGCGACGAGGATGCCGTCACGGGGGCCGTCACGAGCAGCCCGACGTACCTCGAGAGCGGGCTGATCGACTACCGCTCCGCGCTGCAGTGTGCGATCGAGGCCGGCTTCCAGGGTGTCATCTGCACGGAGCACTACGGCGGAGACGGTCTCAGCATGAGCGCCGCCAATCGTGACTACCTGCGCGACCGGATCCTTCCCCGGCGCGCATACGACCCGCCTCCGAGCCGCGTGCGGCAGCAGTTCCCGCAGAGCGCAGGAGCGGCGCGATGA
- a CDS encoding dihydroxyacetone kinase family protein, with translation MTRIFADPEAFVDDALEGFARVHGDLVHRVDGGIVRARPLAAGRVAVVIGGGSGHYPAFAGLVGAGVAAGAVCGNIFSSPSARQVASVARAADAGGGILLSYGNYAGDVIHFGAAERELRASGIDVRTVLVTDDIASAPVDVRNTRRGIAGDLCVFRIAGAAAEEGADIDEVERLARRANDRTRTLGVAFGGCALPGAAGPLFTVPVGMMSVGLGIHGEPGVRDVPMQRAPELALTLLDPLLAERPEGAGSRAVLIVNGLGTVKYEELFVLYRHLTDILVAEGVEVVSPLCGELVTSLDMAGVSVTVLWVDDELERLWNAPASTPAFARGSMGVQSRVQSPVSSPGPDAADAEPSVSADGAGGTPADPVRPDASPASQSAAALCAELFDGARAVIAENAAALGDLDAIAGDGDHGVGMLRGIDAATAAAIGSDGKLGVGEQLRRAGAAWADRAGGTSGALWGAALEAMADALAHTDPDAAAVADAIHAGRTRIEQLGGAQLGDKTLVDALIPFDDEFRRKVVLGATVADAMRDAAAAAAAAAEATATLTPRKGRARPLAERSIGHPDPGAVSFAMIVGALVPRDGARVPQEEES, from the coding sequence ATGACCCGAATCTTCGCCGACCCGGAGGCGTTCGTCGACGACGCGCTCGAGGGCTTCGCGCGCGTGCACGGTGATCTCGTCCACCGCGTCGACGGCGGGATCGTGCGCGCCCGTCCGCTCGCGGCCGGGCGCGTGGCGGTCGTGATCGGCGGCGGATCGGGGCACTATCCGGCGTTCGCGGGCCTCGTCGGCGCCGGAGTGGCGGCGGGAGCGGTCTGCGGCAACATCTTCTCCTCTCCCTCGGCCCGCCAGGTGGCCAGCGTCGCGCGTGCCGCCGACGCCGGGGGCGGCATCCTGCTCAGCTACGGCAACTACGCGGGCGACGTGATCCACTTCGGGGCGGCCGAGCGCGAACTCCGCGCATCGGGAATCGACGTGCGCACCGTCCTCGTGACCGACGACATCGCGAGCGCTCCCGTGGACGTGCGCAACACGCGTCGGGGGATCGCCGGCGACCTGTGTGTCTTCCGCATCGCGGGAGCCGCCGCCGAAGAGGGCGCCGACATCGATGAGGTCGAGCGTCTCGCCCGCCGGGCGAACGACCGCACGCGGACCCTCGGCGTCGCTTTCGGCGGGTGCGCGCTCCCGGGTGCCGCGGGACCGCTGTTCACGGTGCCCGTCGGAATGATGTCGGTCGGGCTCGGCATCCACGGTGAACCCGGCGTGCGCGACGTGCCGATGCAGCGTGCGCCCGAACTCGCCCTGACGCTCCTCGATCCTCTCCTGGCGGAGCGACCCGAGGGTGCGGGCTCGCGCGCCGTGCTGATCGTCAACGGGCTCGGCACCGTCAAGTATGAAGAGCTCTTCGTGCTGTATCGGCACCTGACCGACATCCTCGTCGCGGAAGGTGTGGAGGTCGTCAGTCCCCTCTGCGGAGAACTCGTGACGAGCCTCGACATGGCGGGGGTCTCGGTGACGGTGCTCTGGGTGGACGACGAGCTCGAACGGCTGTGGAACGCTCCGGCTTCCACACCCGCCTTTGCGCGAGGAAGTATGGGCGTGCAGTCACGTGTGCAATCTCCTGTCTCGTCGCCGGGTCCGGATGCCGCCGATGCCGAGCCGTCGGTGTCGGCGGACGGAGCGGGCGGAACGCCCGCCGATCCCGTTCGCCCGGACGCGTCGCCCGCGTCGCAATCGGCCGCGGCGCTGTGCGCCGAGCTGTTCGACGGGGCGCGCGCCGTGATCGCCGAGAACGCCGCCGCACTCGGTGACCTCGACGCGATCGCGGGCGACGGCGACCACGGGGTCGGGATGCTGCGGGGGATCGACGCGGCGACGGCCGCTGCGATCGGCAGTGACGGGAAACTCGGTGTCGGCGAACAGCTGCGGCGCGCCGGGGCGGCGTGGGCCGACCGCGCGGGCGGCACGTCGGGCGCACTGTGGGGAGCCGCTCTCGAAGCCATGGCCGACGCGCTCGCACACACCGACCCGGACGCCGCCGCGGTTGCGGACGCGATCCACGCCGGGCGGACGAGGATCGAGCAGCTGGGCGGTGCCCAGCTCGGCGACAAGACGCTTGTGGACGCCCTCATCCCCTTCGACGACGAGTTCCGCCGGAAGGTCGTGCTCGGTGCGACCGTCGCAGACGCGATGCGGGATGCCGCAGCCGCCGCCGCGGCGGCCGCCGAGGCCACCGCGACGCTCACGCCACGCAAGGGGCGTGCACGACCGCTCGCCGAACGCAGCATCGGGCATCCCGATCCGGGAGCCGTGTCGTTCGCCATGATCGTCGGCGCGCTCGTGCCGCGGGACGGCGCGCGTGTGCCGCAGGAGGAGGAGTCCTGA
- a CDS encoding ribose-5-phosphate isomerase, producing the protein MGWKIAIGADDAGFAYKQVLGEHLRAHPRVDAVVDVGVTAHDTTPYPRVAGDAARLIAAGTVDRALLVCGTGLGVAIAANKVRGIRAVTAHDSYSVERAVLSNDAQVLALGARVIGLELAKKLVDEWLTHTFDPASASAAKVALIGQIEAEEK; encoded by the coding sequence ATGGGATGGAAGATCGCGATCGGCGCTGATGACGCCGGCTTCGCCTACAAGCAGGTGCTCGGCGAGCATCTGCGTGCGCATCCCCGAGTCGATGCCGTGGTCGACGTCGGCGTGACGGCCCACGACACGACGCCGTACCCGCGGGTCGCGGGCGACGCCGCTCGCCTGATCGCCGCAGGGACCGTCGATCGCGCCCTCCTGGTCTGCGGCACCGGACTCGGGGTGGCGATCGCGGCGAACAAGGTCCGCGGCATCCGCGCGGTGACCGCCCACGACAGCTATTCGGTCGAACGGGCGGTGCTGAGCAACGATGCGCAGGTTCTCGCCCTGGGAGCGCGGGTGATCGGGCTCGAACTGGCGAAGAAGCTCGTCGACGAGTGGCTCACCCATACGTTCGACCCGGCATCGGCGTCGGCGGCGAAAGTGGCGCTCATCGGTCAGATCGAAGCAGAGGAGAAGTGA
- a CDS encoding 3-hydroxyacyl-CoA dehydrogenase family protein, whose translation MIGRIAVVGSGYMGGGIAQVLALAGHDVRLADVSAEHAARSRERIVTEAADYAQRGLFPEDAAERVAARVAAAASIEDAVEDADFIEEAVPEILTLKHETLARVSAAARADALIGSNTSTISIGTLAEGVERPERFLGVHFSNPAPFIPGVEVIPHAATRADAAAEVIALLAAAGKLGVEVADVTGFVLNRLQYALFSEASRLVEEGVAMAEAVDTITRTTFGYRLPFFGPFAIADMAGLDVYAFCYRSLSEGYPDRFAAPDALTERVADGALGVKSGRGFLATPPEQLPELVAHRDAAYAAMRRLLDELGDAPVTY comes from the coding sequence ATGATCGGTCGGATCGCCGTCGTCGGTTCGGGATACATGGGGGGCGGCATCGCGCAGGTGCTCGCCCTGGCGGGGCACGACGTGAGGCTCGCCGACGTCAGCGCCGAACACGCGGCGCGCAGCAGGGAGCGGATCGTCACCGAGGCGGCCGACTACGCGCAGCGCGGCCTGTTCCCCGAGGACGCCGCGGAGCGCGTCGCCGCACGCGTCGCAGCCGCGGCATCGATCGAGGACGCGGTGGAGGATGCGGATTTCATCGAGGAGGCCGTTCCCGAGATCCTCACGCTCAAACACGAGACCCTCGCACGGGTGAGCGCGGCTGCACGGGCCGATGCCCTCATCGGCAGCAACACCTCCACGATCTCGATCGGCACGCTCGCTGAAGGGGTAGAGAGGCCCGAACGGTTCCTCGGTGTGCACTTCAGCAACCCGGCCCCGTTCATCCCGGGTGTCGAGGTCATTCCGCACGCGGCGACGCGCGCCGACGCCGCGGCCGAGGTGATCGCCCTGCTGGCGGCGGCCGGCAAGCTCGGCGTCGAGGTCGCCGACGTCACCGGATTCGTCCTCAATCGCCTGCAGTACGCGCTCTTCAGCGAAGCGTCGAGACTCGTCGAGGAGGGGGTCGCGATGGCGGAGGCGGTCGACACGATCACCCGGACGACGTTCGGCTACCGATTGCCGTTCTTCGGCCCGTTCGCGATCGCCGACATGGCGGGGCTCGACGTGTACGCGTTCTGCTACCGATCGCTCTCCGAGGGGTACCCCGACCGCTTCGCCGCCCCGGATGCCCTCACCGAACGCGTCGCGGACGGTGCTCTCGGGGTCAAGAGCGGGCGCGGATTCCTCGCGACCCCACCCGAGCAGCTGCCGGAGCTGGTCGCCCACCGGGACGCCGCCTACGCGGCGATGCGCCGGCTCCTCGATGAGCTCGGAGATGCCCCCGTCACGTACTGA
- a CDS encoding ABC transporter substrate-binding protein gives MKTKAVIAGAATLVLAGALVSCSAGGDDSGDGGGGGGSDASNCTNTITKTDLPVVTMWAWYPNMETVVDNFNEASDDVQVCWTNAGAGGDAYDKFQTAISAGSGAPDVMMVEADRIPTFQVQDALVDLSDLGYEDVKDNFSEGAWKDVSVGDGIYGAPVDGGPMGMIYRTDIFEQYGLTAPTTWQELESTAQALKDAGGPVFASFAANQPATTTAYFYGNGAEPFTYDPANEGEIGINLNSPEIKEVLDYWDGLVDKGLVGTEDQFTPEYIAGVIGGDYATYLSAAWAPGYLQGAGVGEGADAGVWGVAPMPQWDPANPISINWGGSAFVVSSQASNPELAAKVAFGVYADQASLDEGWQQQIIFPLNANVLSSAEFQDYEVPFFSGQQANKEVYVPAADAYTGMTYTPLGQYYYTALTNQIAAIIDGSATGSEAADALQADVVAYAEEQGFTVVE, from the coding sequence GTGAAGACGAAAGCGGTCATCGCTGGAGCAGCAACACTGGTGCTCGCCGGCGCCCTCGTGTCCTGTTCCGCAGGTGGAGACGACAGTGGCGACGGCGGTGGTGGCGGAGGAAGCGACGCCAGCAACTGCACCAACACGATCACGAAGACCGACCTGCCCGTGGTCACCATGTGGGCGTGGTACCCGAACATGGAGACGGTCGTCGACAACTTCAACGAGGCGAGCGACGACGTCCAGGTCTGCTGGACGAACGCCGGCGCCGGTGGGGACGCGTACGACAAGTTCCAGACCGCCATCTCGGCCGGGAGCGGCGCCCCCGACGTCATGATGGTCGAAGCCGACCGCATCCCGACCTTCCAGGTCCAGGACGCGCTCGTCGACCTGAGCGACCTCGGCTATGAAGACGTCAAGGACAACTTCAGCGAAGGCGCCTGGAAGGACGTCTCGGTCGGCGACGGCATCTACGGCGCTCCGGTCGACGGCGGCCCGATGGGCATGATCTACCGCACCGACATCTTCGAGCAGTACGGCCTCACGGCTCCCACGACGTGGCAAGAGCTCGAGAGCACCGCTCAGGCGCTCAAGGATGCCGGCGGCCCGGTCTTCGCGAGCTTCGCGGCGAACCAGCCCGCGACGACCACGGCGTACTTCTACGGCAACGGCGCCGAGCCGTTCACGTACGACCCGGCGAACGAGGGCGAGATCGGGATCAACCTGAACAGCCCCGAGATCAAGGAAGTCCTGGACTACTGGGACGGCCTCGTGGACAAGGGCCTGGTCGGCACCGAGGACCAGTTCACCCCCGAGTACATCGCGGGCGTGATCGGCGGCGACTACGCCACCTACCTCTCGGCCGCGTGGGCCCCGGGCTACCTCCAGGGCGCGGGCGTCGGCGAAGGTGCGGACGCCGGTGTGTGGGGCGTGGCTCCCATGCCGCAGTGGGATCCGGCGAACCCGATCTCGATCAACTGGGGCGGCTCGGCCTTCGTGGTGAGCAGCCAGGCGTCGAACCCGGAACTCGCCGCCAAGGTCGCGTTCGGCGTCTACGCCGACCAGGCCTCGCTGGATGAGGGATGGCAGCAGCAGATCATCTTCCCACTGAACGCCAACGTGCTCTCCTCGGCCGAGTTCCAGGATTACGAGGTCCCGTTCTTCAGCGGCCAGCAGGCCAACAAGGAGGTGTACGTGCCGGCGGCCGACGCCTACACCGGCATGACGTACACGCCCCTCGGGCAGTACTACTACACCGCGCTGACGAACCAGATCGCCGCCATCATCGATGGCTCGGCGACCGGCTCCGAAGCGGCGGACGCCCTTCAGGCGGACGTGGTGGCCTACGCCGAGGAACAGGGGTTCACTGTCGTCGAGTGA
- a CDS encoding sugar ABC transporter permease yields the protein MTTTLENVDIPTKRRRSVSARQNLMGWLFVGPFGIVFIALLIVPIFYALYLSLFQKSMIGGTRFVLFGNYAKAFTDPSFLDGVWFVIRFSLVLIPLQMAVSLAIALILDIVITRYARFSRLMIFMPYAIPTVIGALMWGFLYSDNFGPLAEIFEAFGQQAPDFLSSSLIFYGLLNIVTWQWAGYYMIIIYAALQGIDPTLYEAARIDGASQWQIVLRIKIPLLTPALLLILVFALIGTLQFFNEPQILQQLAAGAIPNDFTPNMYAYQQAFSLANYNYGATISFALGAVVFVCVYIFLFATRKRGSFTS from the coding sequence ATGACCACCACGCTCGAAAACGTCGACATCCCGACGAAGCGCCGCAGGTCCGTATCGGCTCGTCAGAACCTGATGGGCTGGCTCTTCGTCGGACCGTTCGGCATCGTCTTCATCGCACTCCTCATCGTCCCGATCTTCTACGCGCTCTATCTGAGCCTCTTCCAGAAGTCGATGATCGGCGGCACGCGGTTCGTGCTGTTCGGTAACTACGCGAAGGCCTTCACCGACCCGTCGTTCCTGGACGGCGTCTGGTTCGTGATCAGGTTCTCGCTGGTGCTGATCCCACTGCAGATGGCGGTCTCGCTCGCGATCGCGCTCATCCTCGACATCGTGATCACGCGGTACGCCCGCTTCTCGCGGCTCATGATCTTCATGCCGTACGCGATCCCGACCGTGATCGGCGCCCTCATGTGGGGCTTCCTCTACAGCGACAACTTCGGTCCGCTGGCGGAGATCTTCGAGGCCTTCGGTCAGCAGGCCCCCGACTTCCTCAGCTCGAGCCTCATCTTCTACGGACTGCTCAACATCGTCACGTGGCAATGGGCCGGCTACTACATGATCATCATCTACGCGGCCCTGCAGGGGATCGACCCGACCCTGTACGAAGCCGCACGCATCGACGGTGCCTCGCAGTGGCAGATCGTCCTGCGGATCAAGATCCCGCTCCTCACGCCCGCGCTTCTGCTGATCCTCGTCTTCGCGCTCATCGGCACCCTGCAGTTCTTCAACGAGCCGCAGATCCTCCAGCAGCTCGCCGCAGGTGCGATCCCGAACGACTTCACCCCCAACATGTACGCGTACCAGCAGGCGTTCTCGCTCGCGAACTACAACTACGGCGCGACGATCTCGTTCGCCCTGGGTGCCGTGGTGTTCGTGTGCGTCTACATCTTCCTGTTCGCGACCCGCAAGCGAGGGAGCTTCACCTCATGA
- a CDS encoding carbohydrate ABC transporter permease produces MSVTPVESKSERRTSRNTIERRTIPRAPGRVPLNIVLGLLMVYFLVPFWWLIVNSSKSSAGLFGGGSSLWFADDIDYVQNFIDLFTYGGGIYARWLANSALYAIVGGIGATALAVLAGYGLAKYTFAGRRFSFAILLGAVMVPTTALVIPTFVLFAQVGWTNTIWAVIFPTLLNPFGVYLMNVYARDAVPDELLDAARVDGAGEFRTFFTVALPLLRPAIVTVLLLSVVASWNNYFLPLVMLSDNRLFPVTVGIGLWQSTASTYGAAGGQSLWSIIVLGSLVSVIPLIIAFLTLQRYWRGGLAIGSLK; encoded by the coding sequence ATGAGTGTCACACCCGTCGAGAGCAAGAGCGAACGCCGCACCTCTCGGAACACCATCGAGCGCCGCACGATCCCACGCGCGCCCGGCCGCGTGCCCCTGAACATCGTGCTCGGACTGCTGATGGTGTACTTCCTCGTCCCGTTCTGGTGGCTCATCGTCAACAGCTCGAAGAGTTCGGCGGGCCTGTTCGGCGGAGGCAGCTCGCTCTGGTTCGCGGACGACATCGACTACGTCCAGAACTTCATCGATCTGTTCACCTACGGCGGCGGCATCTACGCGCGCTGGCTGGCCAACTCGGCGCTCTATGCGATCGTCGGCGGCATCGGCGCGACGGCGCTCGCCGTGCTGGCCGGCTACGGACTGGCCAAGTACACGTTCGCCGGCCGGCGGTTCTCGTTCGCGATTCTCCTCGGCGCCGTCATGGTGCCGACCACGGCGCTCGTGATCCCGACGTTCGTGCTGTTCGCGCAGGTGGGCTGGACGAACACGATCTGGGCCGTCATCTTCCCGACGCTCCTGAACCCTTTCGGGGTGTACCTCATGAACGTCTATGCGCGTGATGCCGTCCCCGACGAGCTCCTCGATGCCGCGCGCGTCGACGGAGCGGGCGAGTTCAGGACGTTCTTCACGGTGGCCCTGCCGCTCCTGCGCCCCGCGATCGTGACGGTGCTGCTCCTGTCTGTCGTCGCCTCATGGAACAACTACTTCCTGCCGCTCGTGATGCTCTCCGACAACCGGCTCTTCCCGGTGACGGTGGGGATCGGCCTCTGGCAGTCGACCGCGTCGACCTACGGGGCGGCGGGTGGGCAGAGCCTGTGGAGCATCATCGTGCTCGGCTCGCTGGTCTCGGTGATCCCGCTGATCATCGCGTTCCTCACGCTTCAGCGCTACTGGCGAGGGGGGCTGGCCATCGGAAGCCTCAAATAG
- a CDS encoding alpha-N-arabinofuranosidase, producing the protein MTPARLVIDPHFAVGPINRRLFGSFVEHLGRCVYDGIYEPGHPSADEHGYRTDVIDLVRELGVSTIRYPGGNFVSGYRWEDGVGPVDERPRRLDLAWHSTETNEVGLDEFAVWLGKVGSEMMYAVNLGTRGVQEALDVLEYANIRSGTALSDQRVANGTPEPHNVRMWCLGNEMDGPWQLGHGTALGYAELASKTARAMRQIDPDLELVVCGSSGAQMPTFGTWERVVLEQTYDDVDFISCHAYYEPVDGDYGSFLASAVNMDRFIDSVVATADHVKAVRGSDKTINISFDEWNVWYQSRYHDVDRITAVDKWPVAPRLLEDTYSVLDAVVFGNLMISLIRHADRVTAASLAQLVNVIAPIMTEPGGPAWRQTTFYPFAVTSRLARGVTLELKLDCPTYQTAQYGEVPLVDAVATCDAESGETSVFLVNRSLEEDIDIDIDVRLLGDIELGTVQSLWDEDIHATNTLHNPHRVGLRANESARLESGTVRVTLPRASWTALTLA; encoded by the coding sequence ATGACCCCCGCACGTCTCGTCATCGACCCGCATTTCGCGGTCGGGCCCATCAATCGCCGGCTGTTCGGCTCCTTCGTCGAGCATCTGGGCCGTTGTGTCTACGACGGCATCTATGAGCCCGGACATCCCAGCGCCGACGAGCACGGCTATCGGACGGATGTGATCGATCTCGTTCGCGAACTCGGCGTGTCCACCATCCGCTATCCGGGCGGCAACTTCGTGTCGGGCTACCGCTGGGAGGACGGCGTCGGTCCCGTCGACGAACGTCCCCGTCGACTGGATCTCGCCTGGCATTCCACCGAGACGAACGAGGTCGGGCTGGACGAGTTCGCCGTCTGGCTGGGCAAGGTGGGCAGCGAGATGATGTACGCCGTCAATCTCGGCACCCGAGGCGTGCAGGAGGCTCTCGACGTCCTCGAGTACGCGAACATCCGCTCCGGCACGGCGCTGTCCGACCAGCGCGTCGCCAATGGCACCCCGGAGCCCCACAACGTCCGAATGTGGTGTCTGGGCAACGAGATGGATGGTCCGTGGCAGCTCGGGCACGGCACCGCGCTCGGGTATGCCGAGCTCGCATCCAAGACCGCGCGCGCGATGCGCCAGATCGACCCCGATCTGGAACTCGTGGTCTGCGGAAGCTCCGGGGCGCAGATGCCGACGTTCGGCACCTGGGAACGGGTCGTGCTGGAGCAGACCTACGACGACGTCGACTTCATCTCGTGCCACGCGTATTACGAGCCCGTCGACGGAGACTACGGAAGCTTTCTCGCGTCCGCGGTCAACATGGATCGCTTCATCGACTCGGTGGTGGCGACGGCTGACCACGTGAAGGCCGTCCGCGGCAGCGACAAGACCATCAACATCTCGTTCGACGAGTGGAACGTCTGGTACCAGTCGCGATACCACGACGTCGACCGCATCACCGCGGTCGATAAGTGGCCGGTGGCTCCTCGACTCCTGGAGGACACCTACTCCGTCCTGGACGCCGTCGTCTTCGGGAACCTGATGATCTCGCTCATCCGTCACGCCGACCGGGTGACGGCAGCGAGCCTTGCGCAGCTCGTGAACGTGATCGCCCCGATCATGACGGAGCCCGGCGGGCCCGCGTGGCGCCAGACGACGTTCTACCCCTTCGCGGTCACATCCCGTCTTGCGCGCGGGGTCACCCTCGAACTCAAGCTCGACTGCCCGACCTACCAGACGGCACAATACGGCGAGGTACCCCTGGTGGACGCCGTCGCGACGTGCGATGCCGAGAGCGGGGAGACTTCCGTGTTCCTCGTCAACCGCAGCCTCGAGGAGGACATCGACATCGACATCGACGTGCGCCTCCTCGGCGACATCGAGCTGGGCACGGTCCAGTCGCTCTGGGACGAGGACATCCACGCGACCAACACGCTGCACAACCCGCATCGTGTGGGTCTTCGTGCGAACGAGTCGGCGCGTCTGGAGAGCGGTACCGTGCGCGTCACCCTCCCGCGCGCATCCTGGACCGCGCTCACGCTGGCCTAG